The following proteins are encoded in a genomic region of Ammospiza caudacuta isolate bAmmCau1 chromosome 3, bAmmCau1.pri, whole genome shotgun sequence:
- the DACT2 gene encoding LOW QUALITY PROTEIN: dapper homolog 2 (The sequence of the model RefSeq protein was modified relative to this genomic sequence to represent the inferred CDS: inserted 1 base in 1 codon), translated as MGQAGAAPARGGGSAGYWLLAPRIHPGGGPGAAXSRSRFPSLPPSLSPSPVPTSPPKPQESLRLRFTLSGASGGGGRGALSAGTARGGSSPASSPPPPCHGRCRGPALTMLLGASRPGGWDRSRVGERLQAALAGLQELQVLREKQRELVRAALAMPQWPAAGGEQQPLSAHSKEHRLEVTLSALKEQLSRLRRQDVGLKSHLDQLDQRISELKLDVSKTSSEYLDSDSRPSSGFYDLSDGGSCSLSNSCTSVYSESISSSHTSLLPSSQHPKARLSVFDYRPKSADETTVHTTSFQQQGAYGSDGCRIAASRDVSGTPARSRPRPVSTGDLERLIPADTRFQKEMDPKSMLPQCHNGDMHLLSIDPKFQNDLVSKNGIDVYPYPSPLHAVALQSPLFSLVGTSPKSDFQAPPSKPMPSTTGPSLIKTRPTTEVKPGGYINKLLQLTRCKGSSRAETSEWVSPKSQPAAMHQRLIITPSAGGLKINSSSSQLEKQMSSLESNKAEGKLSIEVPEGECAKQQVTMSCMNEEQSSTRPDTEPSAMNSCYPAKSAARGPPLAEETESSMERSLSYSQLCQEDSSPDTWNAKAVPPKKLPIKRCGNAKLSYTGGHERVTRAEFVHAQFVPAESHQVRVKFASSKTKAVKIKRRNSEKVVRPGKQAFCMEKVRGPHGATKLPVEWNQLQRPQGMKTLMRRPSYSGDMAGRSCSESSLFPVQVRLPTVPSRPELYGASANALYSLEAACADTGSRKKQRKWQSTVEISAKAQPAGLAHSFGLGAPRQPARRAGVLRSVSTRARSKGQPHGDGAKSESDHSEYSAECASLFHSTIAETSEGEVSDFTANRFGDSESSEGDWDGSSNSSSLALDYDEGDESELIWPEGSVRQSVTVQTSSKPIPPVPKICRIKASKALKKKIRRFQPASLKVMTMV; from the exons atggggcaggcaggagccgcCCCCGCGCGGGGCGGAGGGAGCGCTGGGTACTGGCTCCTCGCCCCGCGTATCCACCCGGGAGGTGGCCCCGGCGCTG TGAGCCGCAGCCGCTTCCCTTCGCTCCcgccctccctctctccctcccccgTCCCCACCTCTCCTCCAAAACCGCAGGAGTCGCTACGGCTCCGCTTCACTCTCTCCGGTGCcagcggcggcggggggcgaGGGGCCCTCAGCGCAGGCACGGCCCGGGGCGGGAGCAGCCCCGCATCGTCCCCGCcgcccccctgccatggccggTGTCGCGGCCCAGCGCTGACGATGCTGCTGGGCGCCTCGCGGCCGGGCGGCTGGGATCGCAGCCGGGTGGGCGAGAGGCTGCAAGCGGCCCTCGCCggcctccaggagctccaggtgcTTCGGGAGAAGCAGCGGGAGCTGGTGCGGGCCGCCCTGGCCATGCCGCAGtggccggcggcgggcggagAACAGCAGCCCCTGTCCGCCCACAGCAAGGAGCACCGTCTGGAGGTCACCCTCTCCGccctgaaggagcagctg TCTCGTTTGAGGAGACAGGATGTTGGCTTGAAAAGCCACTTGGATCAGCTGGACCAGCGAATAAGTGAGCTGAAATTGGACGTCAGTAAGACCTCCAGTGAATACTTGGATAGTGACAGCCGGCCCAGCTCAG GATTCTACGACCTGAGTGATGGTGGTTCTTGCTCACTCTCCAATTCTTGCACCTCTGTGTACAGTGAGtccatctcctcctcccacACCAGTCTCTTACCCAGCTCTCAGCACCCTAAAGCAAGGCTCAGTGTGTTCGATTACCGACCCAAGTCTGCAGATGAAACCACTGTGCACACCACCagcttccagcagcagggagcctATGGCAGCGATGGATGTCGGATTGCAGCCAGCCGAGATGTTTCTGGGACTCCTGCCAGGTCCAGACCAAGGCCAGTTTCCACAG GTGACTTGGAAAGACTCATTCCAGCGGACACTAGatttcagaaagaaatggaTCCCAAATCCATGTTGCCTCAGTGCCATAATGGAGACATGCACTTGCTCAGCATCGATCCCAAATTCCAGAATGACTTGGTCTCCAAGAACGGCATTGATGTGTATCCTTACCCAAGCCCCCTCCATGCAGTCGCTTTACAAAGTCCCCTTTTCTCCCTGGTGGGAACATCCCCAAAATCAGACTTCCAAGCTCCTCCCAGCAAACCTATGCCTAGTACAACAGGTCCCAGCTTGATTAAGACTAGGCCAACCACTGAGGTCAAGCCGGGGGGTTACATCAATAAATTGCTGCAGCTGACGAGATGCAAAGGGAGCAGTCGGGCTGAGACCAGTGAGTGGGTTTCACCAAAGAGCCAGCCAGCTGCAATGCACCAGAGACTCATTATAACCCCCAGCGCCGGTGGGCTGAAAATTAACAGCAGCAGTAGCCAGCTGGAAAAACAGATGAGTTCTCTGGAGAGTAACAAAGCTGAAGGGAAGCTGTCAATAGAGGTGCCAGAGGGGGAGTGTGCCAAGCAGCAGGTGACCATGAGCTGTATGAATGAAGAACAGTCATCCACTCGGCCTGACACAGAGCCATCAGCTATGAATAGTTGTTATCCTGCCAAGTCAGCAGCAAGGGGCCCTCCTCTGGCAGAAGAAACGGAGAGCAGCATGGAGCGCAGTTTGTCCTACTCACAGCTGTGTCAAGAGGACTCTAGCCCAGACACCTGGAATGCTAAAGCTGTCCCACCCAAAAAACTGCCCATCAAAAGGTGTGGCAATGCCAAATTGTCTTACACTGGGGGTCATGAACGAGTGACACGAGCTGAGTTTGTCCATGCTCAATTTGTCCCTGCAGAATCCCATCAAGTCCGGGTAAAGTTTGCCAGCTCCAAAACAAAGGCAGTGAAGATAAAGAGGAGGAACAGTGAAAAGGTCGTTCGGCCTGGGAAGCAAGCCTTCTGCATGGAGAAGGTGAGAGGGCCTCATGGGGCCACCAAGCTGCCTGTTGAGTGGAATCAGCTCCAAAGACCACAAGGAATGAAGACCCTCATGCGCAGACCTTCATATTCTGGAGACATGGCTGGCAGATCATGCTCGGAATCCAGTCTGTTCCCAGTGCAGGTCAGGCTCCCCACTGTGCCATCCAGGCCAGAGCTCTATGGAGCCTCTGCCAATGCGCTGTATTCCCTGGAAGCAGCTTGTGCAgacacaggcagcaggaagaagCAGCGCAAGTGGCAGTCCACAGTGGAGATCTCTGCCAAGGCCCAGCCGGCCGGCCTGGCTCACAGCTTTGGCCTGGGAGCGCCGAGGCAGCCAGCGAGGAGAGCTGGCGTCCTGCGCAGCGTCAGCACGAGGGCTCGCTCCAAGGGGCAGCCGCACGGAGATGGTGCCAAGAGCGAGTCAGACCACTCCGAGTACTCTGCAGAGTGCGCCTCCCTCTTTCACTCCACCATCGCAGAGACCAGCGAAGGGGAGGTCAGCGATTTCACAGCCAACCGGTTCGGGGACAGCGAGTCCAGTGAAGGCGACTGGGATGGCAGCAGTAACAGTAGCAGCCTTGCTCTTGACTATGATGAGGGGGATGAAAGTGAGCTGATTTGGCCTGAAGGTTCAGTCAGACAATCCGTGACTGTCCAGACTTCTTCCAAGCCTATTCCTCCAGTGCCCAAAATCTGTCGCATCAAAGCTTCAAAGGCACTGAAGAAGAAGATAAGGAGGTTCCAACCTGCCTCTCTGAAGGTCATGACCATGGTGTAA